A window from Plectropomus leopardus isolate mb chromosome 3, YSFRI_Pleo_2.0, whole genome shotgun sequence encodes these proteins:
- the dnai3 gene encoding dynein axonemal intermediate chain 3, with protein MPPKRRKSATSSAGGKGGGKGKTIQSPAQVEKPGHPEDIFPMVLTSATQELFGCRADEDVTGESPYKLLKKDDIIQDIKTRAAVSDFSLVKQIVLDYPEDELLLVFDRDFTYDQCFYLVLTPEAKDRILSPPELETPEVFESEVNKTPEPKQWISLGSEQEIDEESFKETREKLWYKFSRVRRKFGAPVCFSDRNIADAKDGYLECASYQDSRFSIKQMQRGCGMQAVPRLQSSSAQTQWKFQRNMCTQYMPRELNDEEKENTLQFESLKNFCDLVTPGVLQALQQEENMNVFFDDFKALGTTTEDGDWSGKVSEGLMLYQAFTDQKYTKDKKISSIHWHPTIYGLIAVALTEKKETLNDSSGFVVRSSLILFYSFSDHSNPQLLLECPDDIFAFEFCPSDSNIIVGGCVNGQVVLWDISTHVTHLQGTQPGKKVSVNTDTFDLDDNKENKTPVVRFCAVSALESSHKAPITDVQWLPPTFEVTRTGVAVENKYNISAQLVTFSPDCSIMFWDVRLSRLLSQSATERKQSVDQKTPYSVPDTFKHLDRTWKPLFKVSLPKIDTSGEYAPLKFSLERYTRNGNNTGRTIEEANENDSSQVIPDYSQLRVPSANTLTTLEDVNTKLYVGTEDGEIVYTDWKLGKDDSGRLHSAKPLHCFSIHHWLVNTVQRSPFFKDIILTTGNWNFAIWKEGVMDGPIILSPSSEQVCTAGCWSLSRPAVFFIAKEDGSIEEWNLLEQTSEPFQVHAHITNAKITCIKPWMASPKQHFLAVTDDLGMVRVLEIPKTLYVPSRNEMLNVKKYFEREEDRLRDFLQREELWAKQTKEPEELKKKTEPDKPVKSLEENDELNMKEYNDCLTLKESILKGMGLWQATADTPDT; from the exons ATGCCACCCAAGAGACGAAAAAGTGCAACAAGCAGTGCAGGTGGCAAGGGGGGAGGTAAAG GCAAGACGATTCAGTCACCTGCACAAGTGGAAAAGCCTG GTCATCCTGAAGATATCTTCCCCATGGTCCTGACATCAGCCACCCAGGAGCTCTTTGGTTGCCGTGCCGATGAGGACGTCACAGGGGAGAGCCCTTACAAGTTGCTGAAAAAAGACGACATCATACAGGACATTAAGACAAGAGCTGCAGTGTCCGATTTCAGCCTGGTGAAGCAGATTGTGCTG GACTACCCAGAGGATGAGCTCTTGCTCGTCTTTGACAGGGACTTCACCTATGACCAGTGCTTCTACCTGGTTCTGACACCAGAGGCTAAGGACAGAATACTCAGT CCCCCAGAGCTTGAGACACCAGAGGTGTTTGAGAGTGAAGTCAATAAAACCCCAGAACCAAAGCAATGGATATCTCTTGGCAGTGAGCAGGAAATAGACGAAGAATCATTTAAAGAGACCAgagaaaag CTATGGTACAAGTTCTCCAGAGTGAGGAGGAAGTTCGGGGCACCAGTCTGTTTTTCTGACCGCAACATTGCAGATGCTAAGGATGGCTACCTAGAGTGTGCTTCCTACCAAGACAGCAGATTCAGCATCAAACAGATGCAGAGGGGCTGCGGGATGCAGGCTGTTCCCAGACTGCAGAGCAGCAGTGCTCAGACACAGTG GAAGTTTCAGAGGAATATGTGTACCCAGTACATGCCAAGAGAGTtaaatgatgaagaaaaagagaacaCTCTGCAGTTTGAGAGTCTGAAGAATTTTTGCGACTTGGTGACCCCTGG TGTTCTACAAGCCCTTCAGCAGGAAGAAAACATGAACGTGTTCTTTGATGACTTCAAGGCTCTGGGGACAACAACTGAAGATGGTGACTGGTCTGGGAAGGTTTCCGAAGGTCTGATGCTTTATCAGGCCTTCACAGACCAGAAGTACACAAAGGACAAGAAAATCAGCAGCATTCATTGGCACCCTACTATCTACG GTCTGATAGCTGTggctttgacagaaaaaaaggagaccTTGAACGATTCCTCAGGATTTGTCGTCAGAtcctctctcattctcttcTACAGCTTCTCCGACCACTCTAACCCCCAG tTGCTGCTGGAGTGCCCagatgacatttttgcctttgagTTCTGCCCTTCGGATTCAAATATTATTGTTGGCGGCTGCGTGAATGGCCAG GTTGTGCTGTGGGACATTTCGACTCACGTCACGCACTTACAGGGAACACAGCCCGGTAAAAAGGTTTCTGTCAACACTGACACGTTC GACCTTgatgacaacaaagagaatAAGACTCCTGTCGTGCGCTTCTGCGCAGTGTCTGCATTAGAGAGCAGCCACAAAGCACCAATTACTGATGTCCAGTGGCTGCCACCAACATTTGAG GTGACCAGGACGGGCGTAGCAGTGGAGAACAAGTATAACATTTCAGCTCAGCTTGTCACCTTCTCCCCTGACTG CTCCATAATGTTCTGGGATGTGCGTCTGTCGAGATTGCTGAGCCAGTCAGCcacagagaggaagcagagtGTGGATCAGAAGACACCTTACAGTGTCCCTGACACCTTTAAACACCTGGATCGGACATGGAAACCTCTGTTCAAG GTTTCTCTGCCAAAGATTGATACCAGTGGAGAATACGCCCCTCTGAAGTTCAGCCTGGAACGTTACACCCGTAATGGTAATAACACAGGCaggaccatag AGGAGGCTAATGAAAATGACAGCTCACAGGTAATCCCAGACTACAGCCAGCTCAGAGTGCCCTCGGCTAATACATTAACAACTCTGGAGGATGTCAATACCAAACTCTATGTTGGAACAGAG GATGGAGAGATTGTTTACACTGACTGGAAACTGGGGAAGGACGACTCAGGACGGCTGCATA gtGCCAAGCCCCTCCACTGTTTCAGCATTCATCACTGGCTGGTGAATACGGTACAGAGGTCACCCTTCTTCAAAGACATTATTTTGACAACGGGAAACTGGAACTTTGCCATCTGGAAGGAGGGTGTCATG GATGGCCCTATCATCCTGTCACCAAGCTCTGAGCAGGTGTGCACTGCAGGATGCTGGTCCTTGTCCCGACCAGCTGTTTTCTTCATTGCAAAAGAGGATGGAAGCATTGAGGAGTGGAACCTGCTGGAACAGACCAGCGAACCTTTTCAGGTCCATGCGCACATCACAAACGCCAAGATCACCTGCATCAAACCCTGGATGGCTTCTC CCAAGCAACACTTTCTGGCTGTGACTGATGACCTGGGAATGGTGCGTGTTTTGGAAATCCCAAAGACACTCTACGTTCCCTCCAGGAATGAA ATGTTGAATGTGAAGAAATACTTTGAGCGGGAGGAGGACAGGTTGAGGGATTTTTTGCAGAGGGAGGAACTGTGGGCAAAACAGACAAAGGAACCCGAGGAGCTCAAGAAGAAGACG GAACCAGACAAGCCAGTCAAATCTCTGGAGGAGAATGACGAGCTGAACATGAAGGAGTACAATGACTGCCTGACGCTGAAGGAAAGCATCCTGAAGGGCATGGGCCTGTGGCAAGCTACTGCCGACACGCCAGATACCTGA